Proteins encoded within one genomic window of Amorphoplanes friuliensis DSM 7358:
- a CDS encoding Rieske 2Fe-2S domain-containing protein: protein MVRKAIFQLEQADQLDAVSDRLQGIVQRVAKPKKLRDLLHGTWLGHPLHPVLVQAPVGAFMSAAVLDALPGQRRAATTLIAFGTAAAAPAIAAGWVDWSSLSRDQRRVGLVHASANAVALLLYGGSLAARFSGRHGLGKVLAYAGLSLAGGGAYLGGHLSYEQGAGMNQAAVELMQLPEDWAEVGEVSSLPEGKPTVRTIGDVRVLLYRLGDEVSAMIEHCGHQGGPLGEGDVEGSGADACVVCPWHGSTFRLVDGAVMHGPAAGDQPTLRTRVRDGVLSVATP from the coding sequence ATGGTGCGCAAGGCGATCTTCCAGCTCGAGCAGGCAGACCAACTGGACGCTGTCAGCGATCGCCTGCAGGGCATCGTCCAGCGTGTGGCCAAGCCCAAAAAGCTGCGCGACCTGCTGCACGGCACCTGGCTCGGTCACCCGCTGCACCCCGTACTGGTCCAGGCCCCGGTCGGCGCCTTCATGAGCGCCGCGGTCCTGGACGCACTGCCCGGCCAGCGCCGGGCGGCAACCACTCTCATCGCCTTCGGTACGGCTGCCGCGGCGCCGGCGATCGCCGCCGGCTGGGTCGACTGGTCCTCCCTCTCCCGCGACCAGCGGAGGGTCGGCCTGGTCCACGCGAGCGCCAACGCCGTCGCCCTCCTTCTGTACGGGGGTTCGCTCGCTGCCCGCTTCTCCGGACGGCACGGGCTGGGCAAGGTCCTCGCGTACGCGGGACTCTCACTCGCTGGGGGCGGTGCCTATCTCGGCGGCCACCTCTCGTACGAGCAGGGCGCCGGGATGAACCAGGCAGCGGTCGAGCTCATGCAGCTCCCGGAGGACTGGGCCGAGGTCGGCGAAGTTTCCTCCCTGCCGGAGGGAAAGCCGACGGTCCGGACTATCGGCGACGTGCGCGTCCTCCTCTACCGCCTGGGTGACGAGGTCAGCGCCATGATCGAGCACTGTGGTCACCAGGGTGGACCGCTGGGTGAAGGTGACGTGGAGGGAAGCGGCGCCGACGCCTGTGTGGTCTGCCCGTGGCACGGAAGCACCTTCCGGCTCGTGGACGGAGCCGTCATGCACGGGCCGGCGGCGGGGGATCAGCCCACGCTGCGTACCCGTGTTCGTGACGGAGTGCTGTCCGTAGCCACGCCCTGA
- a CDS encoding FAD-binding oxidoreductase gives MTGSLATDLPGVELITDADVLASLSHDDAEWAPAGRPVGAVRARTTEEVSAIVAACAARRIPVVARGAGTGLSGGANAVDGGLVLDLSRMNKILEIDPDNMIAVVQPGVVNDDLKAAVAEHGLWYPPDPASAPWSTIGGNVATNAGGLCCLKYGVTRDYVLGLRAVVGGPAGAYGTPVRLGHRTTKGVAGYDLVSLFVGSEGTLGIVTEITLRLRPARKAAPRTVVGAFDSVVAAGNAVAASTRLGLLPTALELLDRACLQAVEEWKHLGLSSTAEALLLAQIDTPGEAGQDEANALARVFQDAGAQWAEQSTDEFEAEALFAARRLAYPAMERLGPVLTEDVCVPRSAVPAMLASIEESAARHGVAIATIAHAGDGNLHPLIRTPTGDEAAREAAQAAFEEILTAAINLGGTVTGEHGVGLLKRGGLRQELEPAVLSMMQAVKQTLDPLDLFNPGKVVGI, from the coding sequence ATGACCGGCTCGCTGGCCACGGACCTGCCGGGCGTCGAGCTCATCACCGACGCCGACGTGCTCGCCTCACTCAGCCACGACGACGCCGAGTGGGCACCCGCGGGCCGGCCGGTCGGCGCGGTCCGGGCCCGCACGACCGAGGAGGTCAGCGCGATCGTCGCCGCCTGCGCGGCCCGCCGGATCCCGGTGGTCGCCCGCGGCGCCGGCACCGGCCTCTCCGGCGGCGCGAACGCCGTCGACGGCGGCCTGGTGCTCGACCTGTCCCGCATGAACAAGATCCTGGAGATCGACCCGGACAACATGATCGCGGTTGTCCAGCCCGGGGTGGTCAACGACGACCTCAAGGCGGCGGTGGCCGAGCACGGCCTCTGGTATCCGCCGGACCCGGCGAGTGCACCCTGGTCGACCATCGGCGGCAACGTCGCCACGAACGCCGGTGGCCTCTGCTGCCTCAAATACGGCGTGACCCGTGACTACGTCCTCGGCCTCCGGGCCGTCGTGGGCGGGCCCGCGGGCGCTTACGGTACGCCGGTACGCCTCGGCCACCGCACCACAAAGGGTGTCGCCGGGTACGACCTGGTCAGCCTGTTCGTCGGCTCGGAGGGCACCCTCGGGATCGTCACCGAGATCACGCTCCGCCTCCGCCCGGCCCGCAAAGCCGCACCGCGTACGGTCGTCGGCGCCTTCGACAGTGTTGTGGCCGCAGGGAACGCCGTCGCCGCGAGCACACGCCTGGGTCTGCTGCCGACCGCCCTCGAGCTCCTCGACCGCGCCTGCCTCCAGGCCGTCGAGGAGTGGAAACACCTCGGCCTGTCCTCGACGGCCGAAGCCCTGCTGCTCGCCCAGATCGACACCCCGGGTGAGGCCGGCCAGGACGAGGCGAACGCCCTCGCCCGGGTCTTCCAGGACGCGGGCGCCCAGTGGGCTGAGCAGTCCACCGACGAGTTCGAGGCCGAGGCACTCTTCGCTGCCCGCCGGCTCGCCTACCCCGCGATGGAACGCCTGGGCCCGGTCCTGACCGAGGACGTGTGTGTTCCCCGCTCGGCCGTGCCGGCGATGCTGGCGTCGATCGAGGAGAGTGCGGCCCGGCACGGCGTTGCCATCGCCACCATCGCTCACGCGGGTGACGGCAACCTCCACCCCCTCATCCGTACGCCCACAGGCGACGAAGCCGCCCGGGAAGCAGCCCAGGCGGCGTTCGAGGAGATCCTGACCGCAGCGATCAACCTCGGGGGTACGGTCACCGGCGAACACGGCGTCGGCCTGCTGAAACGAGGCGGTTTGCGGCAGGAGCTCGAGCCCGCGGTCCTGTCCATGATGCAGGCGGTGAAGCAGACGCTCGACCCCCTGGACCTGTTCAACCCCGGAAAGGTCGTAGGGATCTAG
- a CDS encoding ATP-binding protein — MPEVLLEQSFDEDTLYGVRSAVAAHVAAVTDDRTVDTMVLIAHELASNAVRHGGGSGRLRLWVADGALLCEVTDAGPGLDEPAYAGQTLPPPELPGGRGLWIARQMSDLRISTSPAGSVITATLAL; from the coding sequence GTGCCCGAGGTTCTGCTCGAGCAGAGTTTCGACGAGGACACCCTCTACGGTGTGCGGTCGGCCGTCGCCGCGCACGTCGCCGCGGTGACAGATGACCGCACTGTGGACACGATGGTGCTGATCGCCCACGAGCTGGCCAGCAATGCCGTCCGGCACGGTGGTGGTTCCGGACGGCTGCGTCTGTGGGTTGCGGACGGCGCTCTGCTCTGCGAGGTCACCGACGCCGGCCCGGGTCTGGACGAGCCGGCGTACGCGGGTCAGACCTTGCCCCCGCCCGAGCTGCCGGGTGGCCGGGGTCTGTGGATCGCACGGCAGATGTCCGATCTCCGTATCTCCACGTCACCGGCCGGTTCGGTCATCACCGCGACACTCGCGCTCTAG
- a CDS encoding dihydrolipoyl dehydrogenase family protein: MGEPQQVDVVVVGLGVGGEEAAGRLAQAGLDVVGIEHTLVGGECPYWGCIPTKMMIRAGNALAEARRIPGLAGNAQVQPDWAPVARRIREEATDTWDDKVAVDRFTGKGGHFVRGRATITGPGRVKVDDQEWTARRGIVIATGTTAVIPPVDGLAGTPYWTNREVVETETLPATLLVLGGGAIGLELAQVLARFGVQITIIEGSDRILAMEEPESSETAAAALTADGIKILTGVRAQHVSHSTAGFAVTLSDGSTVTGERLLVATGRAARLGGLGLDTIGLDPSARFLATDEWMRAGDQVWGVGDVTGNGAFTHMAMYEADVAVRDILGQGGPPADYHAKPRVTFTDPEIGAVGMTEKEARDAGLDVQVGYTSLPSSSRGFIHGPGNEGFVKVIADRSRGVLVGATSAGPAGGEMLGALAVAVKAEVPVTTLQATIWAYPTFHRAIGEALRSL; this comes from the coding sequence ATGGGCGAACCGCAGCAAGTGGACGTGGTGGTTGTCGGGCTCGGTGTCGGTGGTGAGGAGGCCGCAGGCCGGCTCGCACAGGCCGGCCTCGACGTGGTCGGCATCGAGCACACGCTGGTCGGCGGTGAATGCCCCTACTGGGGGTGCATCCCGACCAAGATGATGATCCGCGCCGGCAACGCGCTGGCCGAGGCCCGTCGCATCCCCGGCCTGGCCGGCAACGCGCAGGTCCAGCCCGACTGGGCGCCGGTCGCGCGCAGGATCCGGGAGGAAGCGACCGACACGTGGGACGACAAGGTTGCCGTCGACCGCTTCACCGGCAAGGGCGGCCACTTCGTCCGCGGACGCGCCACCATCACCGGTCCCGGCCGGGTCAAGGTCGATGACCAGGAGTGGACGGCCCGCCGCGGCATCGTGATCGCCACCGGCACCACGGCCGTCATCCCGCCGGTCGACGGGCTCGCCGGCACCCCGTACTGGACCAACCGTGAGGTCGTCGAGACCGAGACCCTGCCCGCGACGCTGCTGGTCCTCGGCGGTGGCGCGATCGGCCTCGAGCTCGCCCAGGTCCTCGCCCGCTTCGGCGTGCAGATCACGATCATCGAGGGCAGCGACCGCATCCTGGCGATGGAAGAGCCCGAATCCTCCGAGACCGCTGCCGCGGCCCTGACGGCCGACGGAATCAAAATCCTGACCGGTGTACGCGCACAGCACGTCAGCCACTCCACCGCGGGATTTGCGGTGACCCTCTCCGACGGCTCGACGGTGACGGGGGAACGCCTGCTCGTCGCGACCGGCCGTGCCGCCCGCCTCGGTGGTCTGGGCCTGGACACGATCGGCCTCGATCCGTCGGCGCGCTTCCTCGCCACCGACGAGTGGATGCGCGCCGGCGACCAGGTCTGGGGTGTCGGCGACGTGACCGGCAATGGCGCCTTCACCCACATGGCGATGTACGAGGCCGACGTGGCCGTGCGCGACATCCTCGGGCAGGGCGGCCCACCGGCGGACTACCACGCCAAGCCGCGCGTCACCTTCACCGATCCGGAGATCGGTGCCGTCGGGATGACCGAGAAGGAAGCCCGCGACGCCGGCCTCGACGTGCAGGTCGGCTACACCAGCCTGCCGTCGTCCTCCCGCGGTTTCATCCACGGACCGGGGAACGAGGGCTTCGTCAAGGTCATCGCCGACCGGTCCCGCGGTGTGCTGGTCGGCGCCACCTCGGCCGGACCGGCGGGTGGCGAGATGCTGGGCGCGCTGGCGGTCGCGGTCAAGGCCGAGGTTCCGGTGACGACCCTCCAGGCGACGATCTGGGCGTACCCGACCTTCCACCGCGCGATCGGCGAAGCCCTGCGGAGCCTCTAG
- a CDS encoding serine hydrolase domain-containing protein encodes MSADRNVDGSVAPGYEAVREALASHPSGGSALCVLRHGEPVVDLREGWADSARSRPWTENTLVNVYSVGKPVIALAVLLLVDRGLVGLDDPIARHWPGFRARASVRQLLTHTAGLPFFPVPRDAPAWSDWDLLCADLAGAEPEWPPGTVAAEHALTYGHLLGEIVRRVDGRPPARFVAEEIAGPWGLDFSFGSAEPSRCAELEFDRPERPDLMLGEPGSVRARAVLNPPGARDLAVVNSALWRTAVVPAVNLHATAVSLARFYAGLLAGGVLGDRRLLSTALVDELTAAHFTGPDLFIESSTTWGLGVQLEPDGTWGMGGLGGNAAWADPATGHAISFVTRQLGDFDRVGAIDAALSSVRLLS; translated from the coding sequence ATGTCAGCGGACCGTAATGTCGACGGCTCTGTCGCTCCCGGGTACGAGGCGGTGCGGGAGGCACTCGCCTCTCATCCGAGCGGGGGTTCCGCGCTGTGCGTGCTGCGCCACGGCGAGCCCGTGGTGGACCTGCGGGAAGGCTGGGCCGACTCCGCGCGAAGCCGGCCGTGGACAGAGAACACCCTGGTCAACGTCTATTCGGTAGGCAAGCCGGTCATCGCGCTCGCGGTGCTGCTGCTCGTCGACCGCGGCCTGGTCGGGCTCGATGATCCGATCGCGCGGCACTGGCCCGGTTTCCGGGCCCGGGCCTCGGTACGCCAGCTGCTCACGCACACCGCCGGTCTGCCCTTCTTCCCCGTACCCCGGGACGCGCCCGCCTGGAGCGACTGGGATCTGCTCTGCGCCGACCTCGCCGGCGCCGAGCCGGAGTGGCCGCCGGGCACCGTCGCCGCCGAGCACGCACTCACCTACGGGCATCTGCTCGGCGAGATCGTGCGTCGTGTCGACGGGCGTCCACCGGCTCGTTTTGTCGCCGAAGAGATCGCGGGCCCGTGGGGGCTGGACTTCAGTTTCGGGTCCGCCGAGCCTTCACGCTGCGCCGAGCTGGAGTTCGACCGGCCGGAGCGGCCCGACCTCATGCTCGGCGAGCCGGGTTCGGTGCGCGCACGGGCCGTCCTGAACCCGCCCGGCGCCCGGGACCTGGCCGTGGTCAACAGCGCGTTGTGGCGTACCGCTGTGGTTCCGGCCGTCAACCTTCATGCCACAGCGGTTTCCCTGGCGCGGTTCTACGCGGGGTTGCTGGCCGGTGGCGTTCTGGGTGACCGGCGGTTGCTGAGCACAGCGCTCGTCGACGAGCTCACCGCCGCGCACTTCACCGGGCCGGATCTTTTCATCGAGAGCTCGACGACGTGGGGTCTCGGTGTGCAGCTGGAACCGGACGGGACCTGGGGTATGGGTGGCCTCGGCGGCAACGCGGCCTGGGCGGACCCGGCGACGGGGCACGCCATCTCCTTCGTGACCCGGCAGCTCGGCGACTTCGACCGGGTTGGTGCGATCGACGCTGCCCTTTCCTCGGTGCGACTTCTCAGCTGA
- a CDS encoding LamG-like jellyroll fold domain-containing protein, with protein sequence MDRRNLLRAAIAAPAVPLLTGTAAEAAEAAERRPRADGERFALAVLPDTQYLFDADSADPEPLRETFRYLLDQRDVVFMTHLGDVTEHGTPEEIGLAGECFRRLDGKLPYSVLAGNHDVNSSTDDQRGDSAYLKAFGPHRFAKMPTFLGSSTDGYNSAHLLDGGGRQWLILALDWRISDGGLGWAQGILDAHPRTPAIVTTHDLAFADDAGVAALSAHGQRLWDRLIRANDQIFLTLNGHYWPPGRTVLKNDAGHDVHVHITNYQDRYYGGAAMIRLYTFDLARGTIDVETLAPWFLTRRPGALTPLEAETIELTGPADRFSLPIDFDSRFAGFDPPLLPAPRPPRSVVDRHTVAYWRFDGAGQAVTDGSAVRDLTGNGNDLTVRRLANSGPEVLSLSADHHVDQPAHASLRFDGGKGPDRGAILHTGPSAALNSMTFTSGYTIEAFIKLPDPFVGDHAWMGILSWEGRSGDAGKTSGWSPLESTCSLNLSPERFLQYVVYPADRDADPTSWSHALPVGRWMHVAVVNNGRRTVVWIDGSKIARNPSQPSHGIATSGRPFVIGATSFDLKYGQGFYGWIGDVRITSRALTPQQFLSA encoded by the coding sequence GTGGATCGACGGAACCTGCTCCGCGCGGCGATCGCCGCGCCTGCCGTGCCCCTGCTCACCGGAACCGCTGCCGAGGCTGCCGAAGCGGCTGAACGCCGGCCGCGCGCCGACGGTGAACGCTTTGCGCTGGCCGTCCTGCCCGACACCCAGTACCTCTTCGACGCCGACAGCGCCGACCCTGAACCCCTGCGCGAGACGTTCCGCTATCTCCTCGACCAGCGTGACGTCGTGTTCATGACGCATCTCGGCGACGTCACCGAGCACGGTACGCCCGAGGAGATCGGTCTCGCGGGCGAGTGTTTCCGGCGCCTCGACGGGAAACTGCCGTACAGCGTCCTCGCCGGCAACCATGACGTGAACTCGTCCACGGACGACCAGCGCGGCGATTCGGCGTACCTGAAGGCGTTCGGCCCGCACCGGTTCGCCAAGATGCCGACCTTCCTCGGGTCCTCCACCGACGGTTACAACAGTGCACATCTGCTCGACGGTGGTGGTCGGCAGTGGCTGATCCTGGCGCTGGACTGGCGCATCTCGGACGGCGGCCTCGGCTGGGCGCAGGGCATTCTCGACGCTCATCCGCGTACGCCCGCGATCGTCACCACCCACGACCTGGCCTTCGCCGACGACGCCGGGGTGGCGGCCCTGTCCGCGCACGGGCAGCGTCTCTGGGACCGCCTGATCCGCGCCAACGACCAGATCTTCCTCACCCTCAACGGGCACTACTGGCCGCCCGGCCGCACGGTGCTGAAGAACGACGCCGGTCACGACGTCCACGTGCACATCACCAACTACCAGGACCGCTACTACGGCGGCGCCGCGATGATCCGGCTCTACACGTTCGACCTGGCCCGCGGCACGATCGACGTCGAGACCCTCGCGCCGTGGTTCCTCACCCGGCGGCCGGGCGCGCTCACGCCGCTCGAGGCCGAGACGATCGAGCTCACCGGCCCGGCCGACCGCTTCAGCCTGCCGATCGACTTCGACAGCCGGTTCGCCGGCTTCGACCCGCCGCTGCTGCCCGCGCCGCGTCCGCCGCGGTCGGTCGTCGACCGTCACACGGTCGCCTACTGGCGCTTCGACGGTGCCGGCCAGGCGGTCACCGACGGCTCCGCGGTCCGGGACCTCACCGGCAACGGCAACGACCTCACGGTACGCCGGTTGGCGAACAGCGGCCCCGAGGTGCTGAGCCTCTCCGCGGACCACCACGTCGACCAGCCCGCCCACGCCAGTCTGCGGTTCGACGGCGGCAAGGGGCCCGATCGTGGCGCCATCCTGCACACCGGACCGTCCGCGGCGCTCAACAGCATGACGTTCACTTCGGGGTACACGATCGAAGCGTTCATCAAGCTGCCGGATCCGTTCGTCGGTGATCACGCGTGGATGGGGATCCTCAGCTGGGAGGGCCGCAGCGGTGACGCGGGCAAGACCAGCGGCTGGTCACCGCTGGAGTCGACCTGCAGCCTCAACCTGTCCCCGGAACGCTTCCTGCAGTACGTCGTCTATCCGGCCGACCGCGACGCCGACCCGACGTCGTGGAGTCACGCCCTGCCCGTGGGTCGCTGGATGCACGTGGCCGTGGTCAACAACGGGCGGCGCACGGTCGTCTGGATCGACGGCTCGAAGATCGCCCGGAACCCGTCCCAGCCGTCGCACGGCATCGCCACCTCGGGCCGCCCGTTCGTGATCGGCGCGACCTCCTTCGATCTGAAGTACGGCCAGGGCTTCTACGGCTGGATCGGCGACGTGCGGATCACGTCCCGCGCGTTGACTCCACAGCAGTTCCTGAGCGCCTGA
- a CDS encoding MEDS domain-containing protein codes for MVATTPVDQLGPGDHACLTFTDPEERLDILAAFVAAGQARNEKIICFTDAVGVDELRADLVGRGLDAGRELSVVRSDRLWGGGSGPDASTMVELLARELADAERNGHQGLRITADMCWAARPQANAEQLLVFESDVGRLFAAGRLTAICEYDRDSFDPVTLGYASRVHPRTVAATVYHEDPVLRICRQHIPPGVRVAGELDYTGADALSDALAEAVRLDRDVHLNLNHLRFIDAGAAAVILQTAANLPEQRRMIVVCGEPIERTLTVAGAADVPALRMLVRNGER; via the coding sequence ATGGTCGCCACGACGCCGGTGGATCAACTCGGTCCCGGCGATCACGCGTGCCTGACGTTCACCGACCCGGAGGAGCGGCTGGACATCCTGGCCGCTTTTGTCGCCGCCGGTCAGGCCCGCAACGAGAAGATCATCTGCTTCACGGATGCGGTGGGCGTCGACGAGCTCCGCGCTGATCTGGTCGGACGGGGTCTGGACGCCGGTCGTGAGCTGAGCGTCGTGCGCAGTGACCGGCTCTGGGGTGGTGGCAGCGGACCTGACGCGTCGACCATGGTCGAGCTGCTCGCCCGGGAGCTCGCGGACGCCGAGCGCAACGGTCACCAGGGTCTGCGCATCACGGCCGACATGTGCTGGGCCGCGCGCCCGCAGGCCAACGCCGAGCAGCTGCTGGTCTTCGAGTCGGACGTCGGCCGCCTGTTCGCGGCGGGCCGGCTGACCGCCATCTGCGAGTACGACCGGGACAGCTTCGACCCCGTGACCCTCGGGTACGCCTCACGCGTTCATCCGCGCACGGTAGCCGCGACGGTCTACCACGAGGATCCGGTGCTGCGGATCTGCCGCCAGCACATTCCTCCGGGCGTCCGAGTGGCCGGCGAGCTCGACTACACCGGCGCCGACGCGCTGAGCGACGCACTCGCCGAGGCCGTACGCCTGGACCGTGACGTCCACCTGAACCTCAACCACCTGCGCTTCATCGACGCCGGCGCCGCCGCGGTGATCCTGCAGACGGCGGCCAACCTGCCCGAGCAGCGCCGGATGATCGTGGTCTGCGGTGAGCCGATCGAGCGGACGCTGACGGTGGCGGGTGCCGCCGACGTCCCCGCCCTACGGATGCTGGTGCGCAATGGTGAGCGCTGA
- a CDS encoding cryptochrome/photolyase family protein — MRTAVVLFTRDLRVHDNPALASACANAEQVAPLFVLDPRLQTLSPNRARFLHQSLADLRETLRAKGGDLIVRTGDPVVEAIKLAREVGAEGIALAADVSAYARRREQRLEQECEQHRISLRLFPGTTVLPPGGVQPGGGGGHYKVFSPYYRAWESAKWRDEVATPRTITLPPDVTVGDLPEAPAGDSPAAALGGETEGRRRLETWLQHVGPYDDLHNDMPADGTSRLSPYLRFGCVSPLTVANLARAVDGPGPAAFVRQLGWRDFYYQVTASFPAISTQAYRKSGDGEWRNDDDALKHWQEGTTGVPVVDAGMRQLRAEGWMHNRARLITASFLTKHLGLDWREGVQWFFRFLLDGDVPNNSGNWQWVAGTGNDTKPYRRFNPIRQAERFDPDGVYVRRYVPELKAVEGKAVHQPWRLPEAVRSGLGYPGPLESHRDEAVWLRP; from the coding sequence ATGCGAACCGCCGTTGTCCTCTTCACGCGTGACCTGCGGGTGCACGACAACCCCGCGCTCGCCTCCGCCTGCGCCAACGCCGAGCAGGTCGCGCCGCTGTTCGTGCTGGACCCGCGCCTGCAGACGCTCTCCCCGAACCGTGCTCGTTTCCTGCACCAGAGCCTGGCCGACCTGCGCGAGACACTGCGGGCCAAGGGCGGGGACCTGATCGTCCGGACCGGTGACCCGGTCGTCGAAGCGATCAAGCTGGCCCGCGAGGTCGGTGCCGAGGGGATCGCCCTGGCGGCTGACGTCAGCGCGTACGCCCGGCGCCGGGAGCAGCGGCTCGAGCAGGAGTGTGAGCAGCACCGCATCTCGTTGCGGCTGTTCCCTGGCACCACCGTTCTGCCGCCGGGCGGGGTGCAGCCGGGTGGGGGCGGCGGCCACTACAAGGTCTTCTCGCCGTACTACCGGGCCTGGGAGTCGGCGAAGTGGCGGGACGAGGTCGCCACGCCGCGCACGATCACGCTGCCGCCGGACGTCACCGTGGGGGATCTCCCGGAGGCGCCTGCGGGCGATTCACCGGCGGCGGCGCTCGGTGGGGAGACCGAGGGCCGCCGCCGGCTCGAGACGTGGCTCCAGCACGTCGGGCCGTACGACGATCTGCACAACGACATGCCTGCCGACGGGACTTCGCGGCTGAGTCCGTACCTGCGTTTTGGTTGTGTCTCGCCCCTGACCGTGGCGAACCTGGCGCGGGCGGTGGACGGGCCGGGACCGGCGGCTTTTGTCCGTCAGCTCGGCTGGCGGGACTTCTATTACCAGGTCACGGCGTCTTTCCCGGCGATCTCGACCCAGGCCTACCGCAAGTCCGGTGATGGTGAGTGGCGCAACGACGACGACGCGCTCAAGCACTGGCAGGAGGGCACAACCGGGGTGCCGGTGGTCGACGCGGGCATGCGGCAGTTGCGGGCCGAGGGCTGGATGCACAACCGCGCCCGGCTGATCACTGCGTCGTTTCTGACCAAACATCTGGGCCTGGACTGGCGCGAGGGTGTGCAGTGGTTCTTCCGTTTTCTGCTCGACGGTGACGTGCCCAACAATTCGGGCAACTGGCAGTGGGTCGCCGGGACAGGGAACGACACCAAGCCCTACCGGAGGTTCAATCCGATCCGTCAGGCAGAGCGGTTCGACCCTGACGGCGTGTACGTTCGTCGCTACGTTCCCGAATTGAAAGCGGTCGAGGGCAAAGCCGTCCACCAGCCGTGGCGGCTGCCGGAGGCGGTCCGCTCGGGCCTGGGTTATCCCGGGCCGCTCGAGTCGCACCGCGACGAGGCGGTCTGGCTGCGGCCCTGA
- a CDS encoding alpha/beta fold hydrolase — protein MPTISTSDGVNLHYTDEGSGRPVVLIAGFTAPTESWELQRLALLATGYRVLALDRRSHGLSDNPAYGQRMSRHGKDVRDFLDAAGLDDVVLIGGSMGASTIWAYYDLFGADRVRGIVSVDQTPKMVNDEVWKNGFYGLDRHNLGTFFEDGVPDTGRGLSVTESMRRIGRLIETLGRVPQMSDARAPETWPLLQDHAEQDWRDVVARVSVPSLFIAGADSQLWPSEHATDAAATNSRAASLVLDDCGHAANIDQPDLVNEAIVKFLAGLP, from the coding sequence ATGCCGACCATCTCCACCAGCGACGGGGTCAACCTGCACTACACCGATGAGGGCAGCGGCCGGCCCGTTGTCCTCATCGCCGGGTTCACCGCTCCGACCGAGTCCTGGGAACTGCAACGGCTGGCCCTGCTGGCCACCGGCTACCGGGTGCTCGCTCTCGACCGGCGCTCGCACGGCCTCTCGGACAATCCCGCGTACGGGCAGCGCATGTCCCGCCACGGCAAGGACGTCCGCGACTTCCTCGACGCCGCCGGGCTCGACGACGTTGTCCTGATCGGCGGTTCGATGGGGGCCAGCACCATCTGGGCCTACTATGACCTGTTCGGCGCCGACCGGGTGCGGGGCATCGTGAGCGTCGACCAGACCCCGAAAATGGTGAACGACGAGGTCTGGAAGAACGGCTTCTACGGGCTGGACCGCCACAACCTCGGCACGTTCTTCGAGGACGGCGTCCCGGACACCGGTCGCGGCCTGTCGGTCACCGAGTCGATGAGGCGGATCGGGCGCCTGATCGAGACGCTCGGCCGGGTGCCGCAGATGAGCGACGCCCGCGCCCCGGAGACCTGGCCGCTGCTGCAGGACCACGCCGAGCAGGACTGGCGGGACGTCGTCGCACGGGTGAGCGTCCCCAGCCTCTTCATCGCGGGCGCGGACAGCCAGCTGTGGCCCAGCGAGCACGCGACCGACGCCGCGGCGACCAACTCGCGGGCAGCCTCACTGGTCCTCGACGACTGCGGCCACGCGGCGAACATCGACCAGCCCGACCTGGTCAACGAGGCGATCGTGAAGTTCCTGGCCGGCCTGCCATGA